Proteins encoded by one window of Serratia nevei:
- the lldD gene encoding FMN-dependent L-lactate dehydrogenase LldD, with amino-acid sequence MIISASTDYRAAAQAKLPPFLFHYIDGGAYAEHTLKRNTADLADIALRQRVLRNMSELSLETTLFGEQLAMPVALGPVGLTGMYARRGEVQAARAAAKKGIPFTLSTVSVCPIEEVAPAIDRPMWFQLYVLKDRGFMRNALERAKAAGVKTLVFTVDMPVPGARYRDAHSGMSGPNAALRRVLQAFAHPQWAWDVGLLGKPHDLGNVSAYRGKPTSLEDYIGWLGANFDPSISWKDLEWIREFWDGPMIIKGILDPEDAKDAVRFGADGIIVSNHGGRQLDGVLSTTRAMPAIADAVKGDITLLADSGIRSGLDVVRMIALGADSVLLGRAFVYALAAAGEAGVANLLDLIDKEMRVAMTLTGAKTIAEINAGSLVRNA; translated from the coding sequence ATGATCATCTCCGCGTCAACCGACTACCGGGCCGCCGCCCAGGCCAAACTGCCGCCGTTTCTGTTTCACTACATCGACGGCGGGGCCTACGCGGAGCATACGCTGAAGCGCAATACCGCAGATCTGGCCGATATTGCCTTGCGCCAGCGCGTGCTGCGCAATATGTCCGAACTCAGCCTGGAGACCACGCTGTTCGGCGAGCAGCTGGCGATGCCAGTGGCGCTGGGGCCGGTGGGGTTGACCGGCATGTACGCCCGCCGCGGCGAAGTGCAGGCCGCGCGCGCCGCGGCTAAAAAAGGCATTCCGTTCACGCTGTCCACCGTGTCGGTCTGCCCGATCGAAGAGGTGGCGCCGGCGATCGATCGGCCGATGTGGTTCCAGCTTTACGTGCTGAAAGATCGCGGCTTTATGCGCAATGCGCTGGAGCGCGCCAAGGCCGCCGGCGTGAAAACGCTGGTGTTTACCGTCGACATGCCGGTGCCGGGCGCCCGTTACCGCGACGCCCACTCAGGGATGAGCGGCCCTAACGCCGCGCTGCGCCGCGTGCTGCAGGCGTTTGCCCATCCGCAGTGGGCCTGGGATGTCGGCCTGCTCGGCAAGCCGCACGATCTGGGCAACGTCTCGGCCTACCGCGGCAAACCCACCAGCCTGGAAGACTACATCGGCTGGCTGGGTGCCAACTTCGATCCGTCGATTTCCTGGAAAGATCTGGAGTGGATCCGCGAATTCTGGGACGGCCCGATGATCATCAAAGGCATTCTGGATCCGGAGGACGCCAAAGACGCGGTGCGCTTCGGCGCCGACGGCATCATCGTCTCCAACCACGGCGGCCGCCAGCTGGACGGCGTGCTGTCGACCACGCGCGCCATGCCGGCGATCGCCGACGCGGTGAAAGGCGACATCACCCTGTTGGCCGACTCCGGCATCCGCAGCGGTCTGGACGTGGTGCGCATGATCGCCCTGGGGGCCGACAGCGTGCTGCTGGGGCGCGCCTTCGTCTATGCGCTGGCGGCGGCCGGCGAAGCCGGGGTGGCTAACTTGCTGGATCTGATCGACAAGGAAATGCGCGTCGCCATGACGCTCACCGGCGCGAAAACCATCGCGGAGATCAACGCCGGATCGCTGGTCAGAAACGCCTGA
- a CDS encoding MoaF C-terminal domain-containing protein, which produces MSAEQSVLNQNAEPDWKNYDDFARGIDTNRLPGTQDWRGKTLQIAFDNDGEITLRFSADRQRVLWAWGGESGEDAYEEVQTSAARYFFNIPLQSPGNECLTLVLNRDSGRALLVRSTLLPEQTVEKGSRLKQSFHVGRIVGVTPSGVAPHLTRELIGYRTLNVYSPNHYYEHFYVNTERYAWQNLRGEQFGHGDMDYATYYKFEDEMFLFTFREKIIPVCSVFFFDFISGRCTGTFLGLDAAGRVLVSPAGAFISKMSYNAYPEGVQPL; this is translated from the coding sequence ATGTCAGCAGAACAATCCGTACTGAATCAAAATGCCGAGCCGGACTGGAAGAATTACGACGATTTCGCGCGCGGTATCGACACTAACCGCCTGCCGGGCACCCAGGACTGGCGGGGCAAAACGCTGCAGATCGCCTTTGACAACGACGGGGAAATCACGCTGCGCTTCAGTGCCGATCGGCAACGGGTGCTGTGGGCCTGGGGAGGGGAGAGCGGTGAGGACGCTTACGAAGAGGTGCAAACCTCCGCCGCACGCTATTTCTTCAATATTCCGCTGCAGTCACCGGGCAACGAGTGCCTGACGCTGGTACTCAATCGTGACAGCGGCCGGGCGCTGCTGGTGCGCAGCACGCTGTTGCCGGAACAGACGGTGGAAAAGGGCTCGCGCCTCAAGCAAAGCTTCCACGTCGGCCGGATTGTCGGCGTCACGCCGAGTGGCGTCGCGCCGCATCTGACCCGCGAGCTGATCGGCTATCGTACGCTGAATGTCTACAGCCCCAACCACTATTACGAACACTTCTACGTCAATACCGAGCGCTATGCCTGGCAAAACCTGCGCGGCGAGCAATTCGGCCACGGCGATATGGACTACGCCACCTACTACAAGTTTGAGGACGAGATGTTCCTGTTCACCTTCCGGGAAAAGATTATCCCGGTGTGCTCGGTGTTCTTCTTCGACTTTATTTCCGGGCGCTGCACCGGTACCTTCCTCGGGCTGGACGCCGCCGGCCGGGTGTTGGTGTCACCGGCCGGGGCCTTCATCAGCAAGATGAGCTACAACGCCTACCCAGAAGGCGTGCAGCCGCTTTGA
- a CDS encoding MFS transporter encodes MNNSPGQRSRLSEENRLLIILFFVFGCVFVDRLTISFLFPMIAADLKLSNVHLGTLSAVLALTWALSGAGLGAIADRFNIRKPMLILSILVFSLFSALSGLVSGFAMLLIFRALMGIAEGPVLPIAQSLMVEKSQPQRRGFNMGLIQGAAPGLLGGIIAPPLIIYLAQKWGWSMAFHLTAVPGIILAWLIYRYVNGKKDPAFSAAPAAGAAANKAAYGELFKIKNVALCILISCVFVTWFMIIITFTPNFLVTDRGFGEGTMGGIMSAIGAAWVFWGVAVPAISDRLGRKPTLIFFSLLAVCCPLFLSYVDNPWLLGVLVFLSYTGLGCFTLFMATIPSETVSPARIATALGLVMGIGEVIGGCLAPFIAGLIADRYGLVSVMWLAAAGAVCAGVLSCFLDETAPAVVSRRAVKPASVTDV; translated from the coding sequence ATGAATAACTCGCCAGGGCAGCGCTCGCGATTGAGCGAAGAGAACCGATTGCTGATTATTTTATTCTTCGTGTTCGGCTGCGTGTTCGTCGATCGCCTGACTATCTCTTTCCTGTTTCCGATGATCGCCGCCGATTTGAAGCTGAGCAACGTGCATCTTGGCACGCTGTCGGCGGTGCTGGCATTGACCTGGGCGCTGTCCGGGGCGGGGCTGGGGGCGATTGCCGATCGCTTCAATATCCGTAAACCGATGCTGATCCTGTCGATCCTGGTGTTTTCGCTGTTCTCCGCGCTGTCGGGGCTGGTCAGCGGCTTTGCCATGTTATTGATCTTCCGCGCGCTGATGGGGATCGCCGAAGGGCCGGTGCTGCCGATCGCGCAATCGCTGATGGTGGAAAAATCGCAGCCGCAGCGCCGTGGCTTCAACATGGGGCTGATCCAGGGGGCGGCGCCGGGGCTGCTGGGCGGCATTATCGCGCCGCCGTTGATCATCTATCTGGCGCAGAAATGGGGCTGGAGCATGGCGTTTCATCTGACCGCCGTGCCGGGCATCATTCTGGCGTGGCTGATCTATCGCTATGTGAACGGCAAGAAGGATCCCGCTTTCAGCGCCGCGCCGGCGGCCGGCGCGGCGGCGAACAAAGCCGCTTACGGCGAGCTGTTTAAAATCAAGAATGTGGCGCTGTGCATTCTGATCTCCTGCGTGTTCGTCACCTGGTTCATGATCATCATTACCTTCACCCCCAACTTTTTGGTGACCGACCGCGGCTTCGGCGAAGGCACGATGGGCGGCATCATGAGCGCCATCGGCGCCGCCTGGGTGTTCTGGGGCGTGGCGGTGCCGGCGATTTCCGATCGCCTCGGCCGCAAGCCGACGCTGATCTTCTTTTCGCTGCTGGCGGTGTGCTGCCCGCTGTTCCTGAGCTACGTCGATAACCCGTGGCTGCTGGGCGTGCTGGTGTTCCTGTCTTATACCGGCCTTGGCTGCTTCACGCTGTTTATGGCCACCATCCCGTCGGAAACGGTATCGCCGGCCCGTATCGCCACCGCGTTGGGGCTGGTGATGGGGATTGGCGAGGTGATTGGCGGCTGTCTGGCGCCGTTTATCGCCGGGCTGATCGCCGATCGCTACGGGCTGGTCAGCGTGATGTGGCTGGCGGCCGCGGGCGCCGTGTGCGCCGGCGTACTGAGTTGTTTTCTCGATGAAACCGCCCCCGCGGTGGTGAGCCGCAGAGCGGTGAAACCGGCGAGCGTCACCGACGTTTGA
- a CDS encoding VOC family protein, whose protein sequence is MTTALTKAGFWRKTADSSSLREPRVLIRVYVGEGEIDRTIAFYEQLHGVTADMRFDFPEHRLVLAAVGPFLILEGAEEQLRPFRSTVGTLLVDDIYPYHQRLLAAGAEIFFGPVEVPTGACFNARLPDGTTVEYVHHRPRADE, encoded by the coding sequence ATGACGACAGCACTGACAAAAGCAGGTTTCTGGCGCAAAACCGCCGACTCTTCATCGCTGCGTGAGCCACGCGTGCTGATTCGGGTCTACGTTGGCGAAGGCGAAATCGATCGCACCATCGCGTTTTACGAGCAACTGCACGGCGTAACGGCGGACATGCGCTTCGATTTTCCCGAGCATCGGCTGGTATTGGCGGCGGTGGGGCCGTTTCTGATCCTGGAGGGGGCGGAAGAGCAATTGCGCCCTTTCCGCAGCACCGTCGGCACGCTGCTGGTCGATGACATTTATCCCTACCACCAGCGGCTGCTGGCCGCCGGAGCAGAGATTTTCTTCGGCCCGGTGGAGGTACCCACCGGCGCCTGTTTCAATGCGCGCCTGCCGGACGGCACGACTGTCGAGTACGTGCATCACCGGCCGCGTGCAGACGAATAA
- a CDS encoding BCCT family transporter, producing MTTKTPPSLDEEPVRLNAPVFFGSAAVILLLGSLVVLFPSASKLWLNAAQSWVADVFGWYYMLLMVACMAFVFWLALSRFGHIRLSQDDEPPQFSYPSWVAMLFSSGIGIALVYYGAYEPLDHFLSPPEGSGGTVQAARQAMALTFLHWGLHGWALYALIATALAYFAYCRGLPLALRSALYPIFGERTHGGVGHLVDSFGILVTVISMVTNLGIGALLVNSGLFYLFDIPQSTGVLLALIVVMMVVATLAAVTGVEKGIAMLSNINVGFLCLLLLFVFLAGPTLNLLNGMLQNLGDYLTSLVSRSFDMYLYGKARQWQGAWTLFYWAWWVAWAPFVGLFIARISKGRTIRELIFGVLLIPLGFTLAWLSIFGNTAISLVLEGGQAILGQVAQSDPPMAVFKLFEYLPYTQLTAGFVVVISFVLFLTPVDSGTLMIANLSCQGGSAHDDAPAWLRVFWAAVTTLVCAGLLYAGSFSAMQTAVVLCGLPFSAVIVLYMVSLRKDLCRYAMKPVLP from the coding sequence ATGACAACAAAAACTCCTCCATCGCTTGACGAAGAACCTGTCAGATTGAATGCTCCGGTATTTTTCGGCTCGGCGGCGGTGATCCTGCTGCTGGGATCGCTGGTCGTGCTGTTTCCCTCCGCCAGCAAACTGTGGCTGAACGCCGCGCAAAGCTGGGTCGCCGACGTGTTCGGTTGGTACTACATGCTGTTGATGGTCGCCTGTATGGCATTCGTCTTCTGGCTGGCGCTGTCGCGCTTCGGCCATATTCGCCTCAGCCAGGATGACGAGCCGCCGCAGTTCAGCTATCCCTCGTGGGTGGCGATGCTGTTCTCGTCGGGCATCGGCATTGCGCTGGTGTACTACGGCGCTTATGAACCGCTGGATCATTTCCTGTCGCCACCGGAAGGCAGCGGCGGTACCGTGCAGGCGGCGCGACAGGCGATGGCGCTGACCTTTTTGCACTGGGGGCTGCACGGCTGGGCGCTGTATGCTCTGATCGCCACCGCGCTGGCCTATTTCGCCTATTGCCGCGGCCTGCCGCTGGCGCTGCGCTCTGCGTTATACCCGATCTTCGGCGAGCGCACCCACGGCGGCGTCGGCCATCTGGTGGACAGTTTCGGCATTCTGGTGACGGTGATCTCGATGGTAACTAACCTGGGGATCGGCGCGCTGCTGGTGAACTCTGGACTGTTTTATCTGTTCGATATTCCGCAAAGCACCGGCGTGCTGCTGGCCCTGATCGTGGTGATGATGGTGGTGGCCACGCTGGCGGCGGTCACCGGCGTCGAGAAGGGCATCGCCATGTTGTCGAACATCAACGTCGGCTTCCTGTGCCTGCTGCTGCTGTTCGTGTTTCTGGCCGGGCCGACGCTGAATCTGCTGAACGGCATGTTGCAGAACCTCGGCGATTATCTGACCTCGCTGGTCAGCCGCAGCTTCGATATGTATCTGTACGGCAAGGCGCGCCAGTGGCAGGGCGCCTGGACGCTGTTCTACTGGGCCTGGTGGGTGGCGTGGGCGCCGTTCGTCGGGCTGTTCATCGCGCGCATTTCCAAAGGACGCACCATTCGCGAACTGATTTTCGGTGTGCTGCTGATCCCGCTGGGCTTCACGCTGGCGTGGCTGTCCATCTTCGGCAATACCGCCATCAGCCTGGTGCTGGAAGGCGGACAGGCGATCCTGGGGCAGGTGGCGCAAAGCGATCCGCCGATGGCGGTGTTCAAGCTGTTCGAATACTTGCCCTATACCCAGCTGACCGCCGGCTTTGTGGTGGTGATAAGCTTCGTGCTGTTCCTGACGCCGGTCGATTCCGGCACGCTGATGATAGCGAACCTCTCCTGCCAGGGCGGTTCCGCCCATGATGACGCGCCGGCCTGGTTGCGGGTATTCTGGGCGGCGGTGACTACGCTGGTATGCGCCGGCCTGCTGTATGCCGGCAGTTTCAGCGCGATGCAGACGGCGGTGGTGCTGTGTGGCCTGCCGTTCTCGGCGGTGATCGTGCTGTACATGGTCAGCCTGCGCAAGGATCTGTGTCGTTACGCCATGAAGCCGGTGCTGCCCTGA
- the betI gene encoding transcriptional regulator BetI, whose translation MYRRDIPEQRKEQLINAAFETINVVGLAGVTLSQVAKEAGLSTGIVSHYFGDKEGLLSATMRKILRDLRDAVAECRAQAASDSQSQLFAIIQGNFHPSQTNAVSMRAWLDFWAASMHQPVLRRLQRANDRRLYSNICCQFRRELPLRQARDAARGLAAMIDGLWLRGSLAGDETDLKQDCRIACDYVAQRLNAAQPLG comes from the coding sequence ATGTACCGCAGAGATATTCCGGAGCAGCGTAAGGAGCAGCTGATTAACGCCGCCTTCGAGACCATTAACGTCGTCGGGCTGGCCGGCGTCACCCTGTCTCAGGTGGCGAAAGAAGCCGGGCTGTCGACCGGCATCGTCAGCCACTATTTTGGCGATAAAGAGGGGTTGCTGAGCGCCACCATGCGCAAAATCCTGCGCGATCTGCGCGACGCAGTGGCCGAATGCCGCGCGCAGGCGGCGAGCGACAGCCAGTCACAGCTGTTCGCCATTATCCAGGGCAACTTCCATCCCAGCCAAACCAACGCCGTGTCCATGCGCGCCTGGCTCGACTTCTGGGCCGCCAGCATGCACCAGCCGGTGCTGCGCCGCCTGCAGCGCGCCAACGATCGGCGACTCTATTCCAACATTTGCTGCCAGTTCCGCCGCGAGCTGCCGCTGCGGCAGGCGCGTGATGCCGCGCGCGGGCTGGCGGCCATGATCGATGGGCTCTGGCTGCGCGGCAGCCTGGCCGGCGACGAGACAGACCTGAAGCAGGACTGCCGCATCGCCTGCGACTACGTGGCACAGCGGCTCAATGCCGCGCAGCCGCTGGGGTGA
- a CDS encoding ABCB family ABC transporter ATP-binding protein/permease: protein MDRSRLLKFLLPYLWPKDNPRLRGYLVVAFVFMVAAKVSTTLVPLAYKAMVDALSGETAKMLAVPLGLIVAYGVARVGGALFEELRNVMFIHVSQNATRLLGVRVFRQLHALSLRFHLERQTGGLSLSIERGTQAVSTVLSRLLFSIVPILFELSLVTAIMWHMLNGWFALAILTTVGCYILFTVLAVSWRTRFRRELNKANADANSKSIDSLLNYETVKYFGNEEFEAERFDLSRRLYEYAAIKNQFSFTAINLGQTAIISIGLIVMMAMAAQGITQGTMTVGDFVLVNAYLLQLYQPLNFFGFIYSEVRQALIDMENMFDLLQEKREIVDSPDAQPLRLDRGEVRFDAVSFGYDTRRPILKQVSFTIPAGHTVAVVGASGAGKSTLSRLLFRFYDVQSGAITLDGQDIRQLTQASLRQAIGIVPQDTVLFNDTLRYNIGYGKTGSSDEEIERAARLAHIHDFIVGLPDGYDTRVGERGLKLSGGEKQRVAIARTILKNPAILVFDEATSALDTQTEREIQGHLREVSRNHTTLVIAHRLSTVVDADEIIVLEAGAIVERGGHEALLAANGRYAAMWQTQYSEEQESR, encoded by the coding sequence ATGGATCGTTCCCGTTTGCTGAAATTCCTGCTGCCCTACCTGTGGCCGAAAGACAACCCGCGCCTGCGGGGGTATCTGGTGGTGGCCTTCGTGTTCATGGTGGCGGCCAAGGTCAGCACCACGCTGGTGCCGCTGGCCTACAAAGCGATGGTCGATGCGCTGAGCGGCGAGACGGCGAAAATGCTGGCGGTGCCGCTGGGGCTGATCGTCGCCTACGGCGTGGCGCGGGTGGGCGGCGCGCTGTTTGAGGAACTGCGCAACGTGATGTTCATCCACGTCAGCCAGAACGCCACGCGCCTGCTGGGCGTGCGGGTGTTTCGCCAGCTGCATGCGCTGAGTCTGCGCTTCCATCTGGAGCGCCAGACCGGCGGGCTGTCGTTGTCCATCGAGCGCGGCACCCAGGCGGTGTCCACGGTGCTGTCGCGGCTGCTGTTCTCCATCGTGCCGATCCTGTTCGAGCTCTCGCTGGTCACGGCGATCATGTGGCATATGCTGAACGGCTGGTTCGCGCTGGCGATCCTGACGACGGTCGGCTGCTACATCCTGTTTACCGTGCTGGCGGTCAGCTGGCGCACCCGCTTTCGCCGCGAGCTCAACAAGGCCAACGCCGACGCCAACAGCAAATCCATCGACAGCCTGCTGAACTATGAGACCGTAAAGTACTTCGGCAATGAAGAGTTCGAGGCCGAGCGTTTCGACCTGTCGCGCCGGCTGTACGAATACGCGGCCATCAAGAACCAATTCAGTTTTACGGCGATCAACCTGGGGCAAACCGCCATTATTTCGATCGGACTGATCGTGATGATGGCCATGGCGGCGCAGGGCATTACGCAGGGGACGATGACGGTCGGCGACTTCGTGCTGGTCAACGCCTACCTGCTGCAGCTGTATCAGCCGCTGAACTTCTTCGGCTTTATTTATTCCGAGGTGCGCCAGGCGCTGATCGACATGGAGAACATGTTCGATCTGCTGCAGGAAAAGCGTGAAATCGTCGATAGCCCGGATGCGCAGCCGCTGCGCCTCGATCGCGGCGAAGTGCGGTTCGATGCGGTCAGCTTCGGTTACGACACGCGCCGGCCGATCCTCAAGCAGGTGAGTTTTACCATTCCGGCGGGCCACACGGTGGCGGTGGTCGGCGCCTCCGGCGCGGGCAAGTCCACGCTGTCGCGCCTGCTGTTCCGCTTCTACGACGTGCAGAGCGGCGCCATTACCCTCGACGGCCAGGACATTCGCCAGCTGACCCAGGCCAGCCTGCGGCAGGCGATCGGCATCGTGCCGCAGGATACGGTGCTGTTCAACGATACGCTGCGCTACAACATCGGCTACGGCAAAACCGGCTCCAGTGATGAAGAAATCGAGCGGGCGGCGCGGCTGGCGCATATCCATGATTTTATCGTCGGTCTGCCCGACGGTTACGACACCCGGGTGGGCGAGCGCGGGCTGAAGCTGTCGGGTGGTGAAAAGCAGCGGGTGGCGATCGCGCGCACCATTCTGAAAAATCCGGCCATCCTGGTGTTCGACGAGGCGACCAGCGCGCTGGATACCCAGACCGAACGCGAAATCCAGGGGCACCTGCGCGAGGTGAGCCGCAACCACACCACGCTGGTGATCGCCCACCGGCTCTCCACCGTGGTGGACGCCGATGAGATCATCGTGCTGGAAGCGGGGGCGATCGTCGAGCGCGGGGGGCACGAGGCGCTGCTGGCCGCGAACGGCCGCTACGCCGCGATGTGGCAAACCCAGTACAGCGAAGAGCAGGAATCGCGCTGA
- a CDS encoding AraC family transcriptional regulator, with product MTQTYAKRFAQVFDYIDRHLDEALTVEKLSEVAHFSRFHFQRQFSAYCGISVWRYIQWMRLKRASYRLAYNPLEPVIDIALDAGFQNPESFSRAFKQAFSQTPSQFRKRPAWIDWQQRFPEPKHKRKQPMKVDIVDFPATPVAMIEHRGPSALVNETAARFIEWRKTSGLSPVRSSRTFGIAPHDPATTEAQDFRFFICGEVTAPIPEDNAFGVVNSTLPAGRCALLRHHGSLDGLSESAHYLYREWLPASGEELRDFPLYFHYHNFVHEVAEYELVTDLYLPLK from the coding sequence ATGACCCAGACGTATGCAAAGCGCTTTGCGCAGGTCTTTGACTATATCGATCGCCACCTGGACGAGGCGCTCACCGTCGAAAAACTGAGCGAAGTGGCCCACTTTTCGCGCTTTCACTTTCAACGCCAGTTTAGCGCGTATTGCGGCATCTCGGTGTGGCGTTATATCCAGTGGATGAGGCTCAAACGCGCCTCGTACCGCCTGGCGTATAACCCGCTGGAGCCGGTGATTGACATCGCGCTGGACGCCGGTTTTCAAAACCCGGAGTCCTTCAGCCGCGCCTTCAAACAGGCGTTCAGCCAAACGCCAAGCCAGTTTCGCAAACGGCCGGCCTGGATCGATTGGCAACAGCGCTTTCCCGAGCCGAAACACAAAAGGAAACAACCCATGAAGGTAGACATTGTCGACTTCCCGGCCACGCCGGTGGCGATGATCGAACATCGCGGCCCGTCCGCGCTGGTCAACGAAACCGCCGCGCGCTTTATCGAGTGGCGCAAAACCAGCGGCCTGTCGCCGGTCAGAAGCAGCCGTACTTTCGGCATCGCACCGCACGATCCGGCCACCACCGAAGCGCAGGACTTCCGCTTCTTCATTTGCGGCGAGGTTACTGCGCCGATCCCCGAGGACAACGCCTTCGGCGTGGTGAACAGCACGCTGCCGGCCGGGCGCTGCGCGCTGCTGCGCCATCACGGCTCGCTGGATGGGCTCTCGGAAAGTGCCCATTATCTGTACCGCGAGTGGTTGCCGGCCAGCGGCGAGGAGCTGCGCGATTTTCCGCTCTATTTCCACTACCACAACTTCGTGCACGAAGTGGCGGAATATGAACTGGTGACCGATCTTTACCTGCCGCTGAAGTAA
- the actS gene encoding amidase activator ActS, producing the protein MSTGSKWAGWRRIAVCLTLGLLLAGCSGKNTYNRDYDKLPKGSYTGKSYTVKRGDTLYYIAWITDSEVSDLARINKIRPPYSLEVGQKLRLSGSAPTKTAATRRKTSSSSAAIAKQTPPPGAARCWRWPTSGRIVQAYSNSDGGNKGIDIAGKRGQPIYASAKGKVVYVGNQLRGYGNLIMIKHGEDFITAYAHNDTTLVRNGQDVKAGQKIGTMGSTGTDSVFLHFQIRYRATALDPQRYLPPQGSSPSC; encoded by the coding sequence TTGAGCACAGGAAGCAAATGGGCTGGGTGGCGCCGCATCGCGGTGTGTCTGACATTGGGGCTGTTGTTGGCCGGGTGTTCGGGTAAAAACACCTACAACCGCGATTACGACAAACTGCCGAAGGGCAGCTACACCGGCAAGTCCTACACCGTCAAACGGGGCGATACGCTGTACTACATTGCCTGGATCACCGACAGCGAAGTCAGCGATCTCGCCAGAATCAACAAGATACGCCCGCCCTATAGCCTGGAAGTGGGGCAGAAACTGCGGCTGAGCGGCAGCGCACCGACCAAAACCGCCGCCACGCGCCGTAAAACCTCTTCTTCTTCCGCCGCGATCGCCAAGCAAACGCCGCCGCCGGGCGCTGCCCGCTGTTGGCGTTGGCCGACCAGCGGCCGGATCGTGCAGGCCTACTCCAATTCAGATGGCGGCAACAAGGGCATCGACATCGCCGGCAAACGCGGCCAGCCGATCTACGCTTCCGCCAAGGGCAAAGTGGTGTACGTCGGCAACCAGCTGCGCGGCTACGGCAACCTGATCATGATTAAGCACGGCGAAGACTTTATTACCGCCTATGCGCACAACGACACCACGCTGGTGCGCAACGGCCAGGATGTGAAGGCGGGGCAGAAGATCGGCACCATGGGCAGCACCGGCACCGATTCGGTGTTCCTGCACTTCCAGATCCGCTACCGCGCGACCGCGCTCGATCCGCAGCGCTATCTGCCGCCGCAAGGTTCGTCGCCGTCCTGTTAA
- a CDS encoding HdeD family acid-resistance protein, with the protein MLNLDRNNLPLLSEELLKKQRTTLLIIAFLLLAGGILCLVNPFASGAALSIVVGILLLLSGAGLIIAMIANRAQNTWPMIGGILLGVAYLIIGYVFITSPLAGILALAVYLAVLFALGGIARLAAGYMRRGLPGNWLQFVIGVLDLIIAWMLIGSGPAASVTLVTAIVGIEMLVSSFALFQAANLFKRA; encoded by the coding sequence ATGTTGAACCTCGACCGCAATAATCTGCCCCTCCTGAGCGAAGAACTGCTCAAAAAGCAACGCACCACCCTGCTGATCATCGCCTTCCTGCTGCTGGCGGGCGGGATACTGTGCCTGGTCAATCCTTTCGCCTCCGGCGCAGCGCTGAGCATCGTGGTCGGCATCCTGCTGCTGTTGAGCGGCGCCGGGCTGATTATCGCCATGATCGCTAACCGGGCACAGAATACCTGGCCGATGATCGGCGGCATTTTGCTGGGCGTGGCCTACCTGATTATCGGCTATGTGTTCATCACCAGTCCGCTGGCGGGCATTCTGGCGCTGGCGGTGTACCTCGCCGTGCTGTTCGCGCTTGGCGGCATCGCTCGCCTGGCAGCGGGCTACATGCGCCGCGGGCTGCCGGGCAACTGGCTGCAGTTCGTTATCGGCGTGCTCGACTTGATCATCGCCTGGATGCTGATCGGCTCAGGCCCGGCGGCATCGGTCACGCTGGTGACGGCCATCGTCGGCATCGAGATGCTGGTCAGCTCCTTTGCGCTGTTCCAGGCGGCGAATCTGTTTAAACGCGCCTGA
- a CDS encoding GNAT family N-acetyltransferase translates to MLEFAAYFYWDTVMIEIREINRDNLFDVCELTSNQDGVGTVFEAFICCNAISISEAAFFPECQPRALYRDGELIGFFMYKCWPHNPHEAELCRYMLDHKFMGQGLGRESFAAILADFRLHGIEQVTLMIDEHNLVAKSLYLTFGFRFTGKIEKEEHYYSLAL, encoded by the coding sequence ATGCTGGAGTTCGCCGCTTACTTCTACTGGGATACCGTTATGATTGAAATACGCGAGATTAACCGCGATAACCTGTTTGACGTGTGCGAACTGACGTCGAATCAAGACGGCGTTGGCACCGTGTTCGAGGCGTTTATTTGCTGTAACGCCATCTCTATTTCCGAGGCGGCGTTTTTTCCGGAATGCCAGCCCCGCGCGCTTTACCGCGACGGCGAGCTCATCGGTTTTTTCATGTACAAGTGCTGGCCGCATAACCCACATGAGGCCGAGCTGTGTCGCTATATGCTTGACCATAAGTTTATGGGGCAGGGATTGGGGCGTGAGAGCTTCGCCGCGATACTCGCGGATTTTAGGTTGCACGGCATAGAGCAGGTGACGCTAATGATTGATGAACATAATCTCGTCGCCAAAAGCCTGTATCTCACCTTCGGCTTTCGCTTTACCGGCAAGATTGAAAAGGAAGAACATTACTACAGTCTGGCGCTTTAG